The Branchiostoma floridae strain S238N-H82 chromosome 1, Bfl_VNyyK, whole genome shotgun sequence sequence ACCGTTTGTCGTAAAATCTCCGTAAAATGTCAAATCAACCATTGGCTACCAGCACAGTAACCTGAACATTGCAGTATCTCCCTGGTATTGGCCTTGCTTTTCAGTTGAAGCTGTGGACCGCCCGTGGACGCAGCAGCTTCTTGAAGGCATGTCGGAACTGCCTGTTTCTGAAGGCGAACACGATGGGGTTGCTGCAGGTGGAGATGAAGTAGGCGAACCGGCTGACGCGGTGTGCCACCTGCCAGCTCACAGAGGTCGTGTGGGGCGCCCTAAGGAACACAACAGCGTCGGTACTGTACACGTCTGACAAGGAAGACTAGGTCGTGTTAAAAAAAGGCGAATTTTAGCTTTGGATATTGATATCCAACCTTCCTCAATAGAGACCTTATGACAGTTTGGTAACTTGGTAGCTAGACCCATTATTAGATCAGCAGTCAGCATTGTCGGACATTAAGAACTCTATCTTTTTGTTGGCTATTTGGGTAGAATACACATGTGCACAAACGTAGTTCCTGCCATCCGTTAAGCGAACGCAATCTTACCTGCAAAATGGCAAAATGGCAACAATGCTAATTTTAGAGAGtcttatttttgtttgaaatagtttgatatttggtatCACCAAATTAACTTACAGTTTTCAACTCAAATCCCTTATGGAGACCTtcattaaatgaatgaatgaaagtcTGGTTTTATCAAGAAAAAACTCACGTGACCCGAATGGTCTCCACAGTGATGAGAGGGAACTCTGACAGCCACCAGATGGCCACGACAGCGGTGGTGGTCACTGCGCTCTTGATTTTCTTCCGAATGTCCTCGGCGGAGTCTCCGCTGATGTTCCCCGCCTGGATGGCGCGCAAGTGCCGCCGTGCCTCCAGGTAGATCCTCACCTGTAACGCACCCGGAAATGTTAGTGCCAAAAATGGACCCAATCACCGAAAGGAAAATGTCTACAACAATATGTCCACACCGTTTCGTACGTCCTGTGCCTTCTCCACATCCCAGCAACCCAATATGTGTTTGACCAGTGGCAGAGTCTTCAGACCCGCTGATAAGCCATAGCCGGACACACCGCACCTAATGTGATGTTATTGGCCATTGTCGACAACGACGGGCGAATAACAAAACTAACAACAATCTCTGCATTGCTGTAAAAATGGCCACTTATCAACAGGTGTCCCCAGCTTTAATTGACAATTCCCGTAGTCTTACCTGGGAGTAAGTAGCGAGAGAACCAGCGGTCATAAAGAACAGGCATCCCAACAACCCGGACACGATGGCGTGGCTGACGCAGTACATGGGGGCGGAGTAGAAGAAGGGCGGCTCTGAGCGCAGGAACGGCAGCGTACAGCAGGCCGTCAGCAGCGCTCCTGTCAGGCACACCAAGCANNNNNNNNNNNNNNNNNNNNNNNNNNNNNNNNNNNNNNNNNNNNNNNNNNNNNNNNNNNNNNNNNNNNNNNNNNNNNNNNNNNNNNNNNNNNNNNNNNNNNNNNNNNNNNNNNNNNNNNNNNNNNNNNNNNNNNNNNNNNNNNNNNNNNNNNNNNNNNNNNNNNNNNNNNNNNNNNNNNNNNNNNNNNNNNNNNNNNNNNNNNNNNNNNNNNNNNNNNNNNNNNNNNNNNNNNNNNNNNNNNNNNNNNNNNNNNNNNNNNNNNNNNNNNNNNNNNNNNNNNNNNNNNNNNNNNNNNNNNNNNNNNNNNNNNNNNNNNNNNNNNNNNNNNNNNNNNNNNNNNNNNNNNNNNNNNNNNNNNNNNNNNNNNNNNNNNNNNNNNNNNNNNNNNNNNNNNNNNNNNNNNNNNNNNNNNNNNNNNNNNNNNNNNNNNNNNNNNNNNNNNNNNNNNNNNNNNNNNNNNNNNNNNNNNNNNNNNNNNNNNNNNNNNNNNNNNNNNNNNNNNNNNNNNNNNNNNNNNNNNNNNNNNNNNNNNNNNNNNNNNNNNNNNNNNNNNNNNNNNNNNNNNNNNNNNNNNNNNNNNNNNNNNNNNNNNNNNNNNNNNNNNNNNNNNNNNNNNNNNNNNNNNNNNNNNNNNNNNNNNNNNNNNNNNNNNNNNNNNNNNNNNNNNNNNNNNNNNNNNNNNNNNNNNNNNNNNNNNNNNNNNNNNNNNNNNNNNNNNNNNNNNNNNNNNNNNNNNNNNNNNNNNNNNNNNNNNNNNNNNNNNNNNNNNNNNNNNNNNNNNNNNNNNNNNNNNNNNNNNNNNNNNNNNNNNNNNNNNNNNNNNNNNNNNNNNNNNNNNNNNNNNNNNNNNNNNNNNNNNNNNNNNNNNNNNNNNNNNNNNNNNNNNNNNNNNNNNNNNNNNNNNNNNNNNNNNNNNNNNNNNNNNNNNNNNNNNNNNNNNNNNNNNNNNNNNNNNNNNNNNNNNNNNNNNNNNNNNNNNNNNNNNNNNNNNNNNNNNNNNNNNNNNNNNNNNNNNNNNNNNNNNNNNNNNNNNNNNNNNNGTACAATTATACACTGACGTATTACGTAGTGGTAATTTTGGTAGGCAATCAATCCTAAAGATCGTGTGGAAAATGTAACACTTATCTAGGAAAGGAATTCTACAATCAGCGTTACATATCAATAAAGATGATCCATGTGTCTGCTAGACTAATAGCCACATTGATGAAATAGGATGATAACATAATACTCACTAAGCATGACAGGGACGACAAGCAGGTCGTACAAGATGTCGGCTACGCAGAGTCCGGACAGGAGGAGGTTGGGTGGTTCGTGCAGCCGCTCGTCCAACCACACTGTCCCGATCACCGCAGTGTTCCCCAACAAGCACAGGGTCAGGACCACCAGTAAGTATGCTGCCTGAAAAATATTACACAAGCTATAGTTAAGCTTCTCAGCATCACAACTTATGATGACGCGTTATAGATACATCTGCTGGTCTGGTGAATGCCTTGCTATAAAATGCCAAGTAGACACCGACCTCTGATTCACTCAATGCTGATGTTCACTTGGTTCTCAAATATACGTAATTTAGGCcaacacagatgtttaggtacACAACTTACCTGTGGGACGTTTTCAGGAAACGCCGTGCCGAAGATCAGAGGTAAGGACGGAAGTGGCGGTGCCGTGGTGACATTCCAAGCCGTGCAGTTGACAGAGGTGAGGTTCTCCACGGTGCAGTTCCGCCCGGGCTCCATCTCACCGGTCCCCTGGAATCCACCCGCCCGTTACTGATGACGAGAACACGCCATGGCGACCATTCAACAACGTGGGGAACACTGGATCCCAGGTTTGACTTTGAATCCAGTCTGTCAAAACCCTCACGCATTGACTGGTAGGATGGAGAACATCGTGCAATGGTTTTCCACCCTCTAGAAAATAACTATCACCCGGGAACGTCGGGTGTGAACTGGCTCCTGACGATGCGACGGTATTGTGTTTCTCTTTTAAAAAGGAAAAGTTGGTTTGACTATGATCCTTTTGTTGAAGGAATATGCGACGCTGGCGACGTGAATAAAAGTGCTATTCTTCTCTAAATCCCCACAGACTGTGACCATAAACATTGTTTGAAATGACGCAGTCTTGTGGAAAGTTCATAAACACTAATTACTTACGCAACGCAGATATGATATTAACGAAAGTCAAGCAATAATGCATTGCATGTCGTCCTGTCCTAATCCCTGTCATTTTTGGAGCAATAAATGTTGTGTAATCTCTGTTTGGGGCTGtttcttattttagtttttcAAATTTTCCGAGCTTAACTGTGGAATTTGTAGGCGTTTCTAGGCGTATTCTTCCTGACAGACGATTTCTCTTACTATATGCACAGCTAATTATTTCACATTAAGTGCCAAAACAAATTTAGGTCGCTTTATGCAGCAATCATTGCGGGGGAAATGTAAGGAGTGTTAAGTTGTTTAATGACAGGAAAATGTGTCAAAAGGGTTACGTAGACAGGAAGGAGATGAATGagatgaaaggaaaagatgGTCTCACTGGGAAGAGGATGGGAGAAGATTGGTAATGCTTGTGGATTCTCACCctctcactcatcctcgccgcatatcagacttcgctgaggcgggccgtATTTGCTTGTGTATTTGCAGTGGATAGTAAGCTGTCTAAATCAATGGCGTATTCAAAGAGTAGACAAACCAATGTAATCTTTATTGGGATAATTATATCAAGATACACATTATAACGCATGCTTACCCATCTTTAAACTTTCTTCAACTGATTCAAAACCGGAATTGCCACTGCAACGACCATGTGGCGACAGCAATCAAACTATGAAAACCAACACAATACGTATAAATGGAAAGTGGCATGATAATGTAACTAGTGAAGTAGACTTATGCATCAGGGAAAATGTGTTTTCGTCTATCCACAGCATCAACAACATTTGTTACTTCTGTCGTCAGTAATCATCTAATCACACGTTATCTTAACAACTAATTCCATCAACATCATTTTTTAAGTTAACTGTTGGATAACCTTATTTTAGTGATGATCATAGAGAAAAGTCGATACGTTTGTATACGATAGAGTACTCTTgataaaacacacattttgtaGAAACGCAAAATCATGCATCCACGCAGAAGTACACACTAGGTACCGGTTTGCGTAGTAAAGCTCCACGTGACAACGCCACACATCAGTCTCTGAGTCAAAGAGATACAATAGTTGTTATAAAGGACGTAGATTGAGGCCTGTGGCAGGCGTGGACTGTCCGTTTACCGGGGAGTGAAGCGGATGTTTGGGGTGGGGGAGAGCTCCTGGAAACACCCTGTCACTGTGTCCGCCTCCTCGTCACAGTGGAGGTCGAAGTTCTGTACTAACTGTAATCATGCAATAAAAATGTTCCTTAACCTTTTCAtcagttcatgtacatgtagataacataCTTTGTAACTAAGCTGCTTAATTAAATTATTTCTAAGGTCAGATGAACTTGGAAATGACATAAAATACTTTTGGTACTTCTGTAAAGTAAAAGCATGTTATATAAGTTATAGCTGATTTCTAAAAACTTGTGTTGCCCAGTTATCA is a genomic window containing:
- the LOC118425502 gene encoding adenosine receptor A2a-like: MYCVSHAIVSGLLGCLFFMTAGSLATYSQVRIYLEARRHLRAIQAGNISGDSAEDIRKKIKSAVTTTAVVAIWWLSEFPLITVETIRVTAPHTTSVSWQVAHRVSRFAYFISTCSNPIVFAFRNRQFRHAFKKLLRPRAVHSFN
- the LOC118428784 gene encoding uncharacterized protein LOC118428784; translation: MTGTTSRSYKMSATQSPDRRRLGGSCSRSSNHTVPITAVFPNKHRVRTTRNAVPKIRGKDGSGGAVVTFQAVQLTEVRFSTVQFRPGSISPVPWNPPARY